A section of the Longimicrobium sp. genome encodes:
- a CDS encoding NAD(P)(+) transhydrogenase (Re/Si-specific) subunit beta has product MLAFLLQIPEAPAAVNTAMDLREAGIQLTYLVSSVLFILGLYSLTKPARAQRGMQMAALGMLLAIVGTLLSRQIVRWEWILGGLLLGTAIGYPLGMFVPMTAMPQRIAVSHMFGALAATLVGVAEYRLQGGAVSRPTMAALGFEVLFGALTITGSFMAFGKLQGFITGTPVTWRGQNAINLTLFAATFAAFVFLVFSPDHPALFYAMVGASLLIGVLMVLPIGGADMPVVVSLLNSYAGLASSATGFAIGNTVLIICGALDGASGFLLSILMSKAMNRSFGNVLFGAFGSTQTASSAAALVDKTVRSVTAEDVAVQLAYAREVIVVPGYGMAVAQCQHQVRELASLVEKRGGEFKYAIHPVAGRMPGHMNVLLAEANVPYDRLYDLEEINDQFEQADVVLVIGANDVVNPAAKNDPGSPIYGMPILNVDQAKSIIVLKRSMAAGFSGVENDLFYHPRCAMLFGDAKSSLQQLITDIKEV; this is encoded by the coding sequence ATGCTCGCCTTCCTCCTCCAGATCCCCGAGGCGCCCGCGGCGGTGAACACGGCGATGGACCTGCGCGAGGCCGGGATCCAGCTCACCTACCTGGTCTCCTCGGTCCTCTTCATCCTCGGCCTGTACTCGCTGACCAAGCCCGCGCGGGCGCAGCGCGGGATGCAGATGGCGGCGCTGGGGATGCTGCTGGCCATCGTCGGCACGCTGCTGAGCCGGCAGATCGTGCGCTGGGAGTGGATCCTGGGCGGGCTGCTGCTGGGGACGGCGATCGGCTATCCCCTCGGCATGTTCGTGCCGATGACGGCCATGCCGCAGCGGATCGCCGTCTCGCACATGTTCGGCGCGCTGGCGGCCACGCTGGTGGGGGTGGCCGAGTACCGGCTGCAGGGCGGGGCGGTGTCGCGCCCCACGATGGCGGCGCTGGGGTTCGAGGTGCTGTTCGGCGCGCTGACCATCACCGGCAGCTTCATGGCGTTCGGCAAGCTGCAGGGGTTCATCACCGGCACGCCGGTCACCTGGCGCGGCCAGAACGCCATCAACCTCACCCTCTTCGCGGCCACCTTCGCCGCGTTCGTCTTTCTCGTCTTCAGCCCCGACCACCCGGCGCTCTTCTACGCGATGGTGGGCGCCAGCCTGCTGATCGGGGTGCTGATGGTGCTGCCGATCGGCGGCGCGGACATGCCCGTGGTCGTCTCCCTGCTGAACTCGTACGCGGGACTGGCGTCGTCGGCCACGGGGTTCGCGATCGGCAACACGGTGCTGATCATCTGCGGCGCGCTGGACGGGGCGAGCGGCTTCCTGCTGTCGATCCTGATGAGCAAGGCGATGAACCGTTCGTTCGGCAACGTGCTGTTCGGCGCGTTCGGCAGCACGCAGACGGCGTCGTCGGCGGCCGCGCTGGTGGACAAGACCGTGCGCTCGGTGACGGCGGAGGACGTGGCGGTGCAGCTGGCCTACGCGCGCGAGGTGATCGTGGTCCCGGGCTACGGGATGGCGGTGGCGCAGTGCCAGCACCAGGTGCGCGAGCTGGCCTCGCTGGTGGAGAAGCGCGGCGGCGAGTTCAAGTACGCCATCCACCCCGTTGCCGGGCGGATGCCGGGGCACATGAACGTGCTGCTGGCCGAGGCCAACGTGCCGTACGACCGGCTGTACGACCTGGAGGAGATCAACGACCAGTTCGAGCAGGCCGACGTGGTGCTGGTGATCGGCGCCAACGACGTGGTGAACCCGGCGGCGAAGAACGACCCAGGCAGCCCCATCTACGGGATGCCGATCCTGAACGTGGACCAGGCGAAGAGCATCATCGTGCTGAAGCGGAGCATGGCGGCGGGGTTCAGCGGCGTGGAGAACGACCTGTTCTACCACCCGCGCTGCGCCATGCTCTTCGGCGACGCCAAGAGCTCGCTGCAGCAGCTGATCACGGACATCAAGGAAGTCTGA